The genomic region GCAAGCCTGCGGATCAGGTGCGTCTCATCCGGGACGAGATCAAGGAACGGGTGAGCACACTCGTCAAGGAATTGCTGGGTTCCCGGTCGTCGTAGGTCGGTTGGAAGCCGCAAGGCGCGGGCCAGCACGGCTCGGCCGAATCACGGCATGCTCGCACAGGTCGGCAGCCTTGCCATGGCGACGGGTGCTGTTGCTACCACCGCCCTAAGAACGTTCGTCGTGTAGCCTCAAGAACTGGGTGATGGGGTTCCCACCCGAGCACTGAGTCGACCAGTCGCTCCAACCGCCACGTTGGCCGATGACTCCTACTGCAACTCTCCACGAGTCGAGGTAGGTGACCCATGCCCAGTCAGGCATTGACCATCAGGTCCGTCGAGGCCGAACAGGTGCTCGACTCTCGCGGATGGCCGACAATCTCTGTCGCCCTCACGCTCGACGACGGTTCCGTGCACGCGGCGGCCGCGCCGGCCGGTGCATCCACGGGAGCGTTCGAGGCAGTCGAACTGCGTGACCAAGGAGTCGAATACTCGGGACGCGGCGTGTTGAACGCCGTGGCGGGTGTCGAGGGCGAGATCGCTGCGATGCTCACCGGAACGGCCTGGTCGAGCATCCGTGATCTCGACGATGCGCTCCGATCGCTGGACTACACGTCGAACCTTTCGCGGTTGGGCGCCAACGCCGTCGTCGCCGTCTCGATGGCGGCATCACGGGCGTTCGCGCACATCGCCGGCGTTCCGCTGTACACCTGGATCGCGGGCCAGACCGGCTCGCAGCCGCTGCTTCCCGTGCCGCACTTCAACGTTCTCAACGGCGGCGCTCACGCGGCCAACGACCTGGACTTCCAGGAGTTCATGCTCGCTCCGGTCGGTGTTTCTTCGGAGCAGGCGGCCGTGCGTGTGGGGTCGGAGATCTACCACACGCTTCAGGGTGCGGTGCGTGAGAAGTTCGGCACGGCCGGCTTAGGCGACGAGGGCGGTTTCGCGCCGGCGTTGTCCAGCCCCGTGCAAGCTCTCGACCTGCTGCTGGCGGCGATCGTGGAAGCCGGCTACAGCACGGAGGACGTGAAGATCGCCATCGATCCCGCCGCCAACGGGTTCTATCTGGGCGACGGCAGCTACCAGGTCGAAGGTAGGCGGCTCGACCGGCGACAGCTCGTCGACTACTACGATGGCCTGCTCGGCGACTACCCGATCTGGAGCATCGAGGACGGCTTCGCCGAAGACGACTTCGAGGGGTGGCAGCTGATGTACGAGCGAGTGCACGACACGACGCAGCTCGTCGGCGACGACCTGTATGTCACCGATCCGGCACGCATCCGGGACGGTGCGGAGAAGCGCTACTCGAATGCTGCACTCATCAAGGTGAATCAGATCGGCACGGTGAGTCAGACCTTCGACGCGATCGCCACTGCGCGCGAGAACGACATGGCGTGCATGGTGTCGCACCGCTCCGGGGAGACGATGGACACGTTCATCGCGGACCTGGTTGTCGGCTCCGGCGTTGGCCAGATCAAGTCGGGGTCGCCGGCGCGAGGCGAGCGGGTCGCGAAGTACAACCGTCTGCTGCACATCGCCCGGCGCGAGCCGTCGCTTCGATACGGGCTGCGCTAGCGGCGAAAAGGGAAAGGCATCCGCTCTGAACGACGACCCAGGAACCATCACGGACGAGCTTCCGGTCGACAGCGACCTCGAAGTGGCCGATGCGCACCGACCCGAACGCCCACGCCCCGTGCACCTGCGCTGGCGATACATCGGGGTCGTCACACTCGGCGGAGCGGCGGGGACCGGTGTGCGGGAGGCGCTGAGTCTCGTCATACCCGCGGCCGGTGCGTTTCCCACGGCGATCTTCCTGATCAATCTCACCGGTGCGTTCGCGCTTGGCGTGGTGCTCGAGACGCTGCTTCACCTCGGCCGCGACGAGGGGCATCGCCGGATGCTGCGGCTGCTCGTCGGCACCGGATTCATGGGTGGATACACCACGTACAGCACGCTTGCGGTCGGCGTGGCGCAGACCTTCACCGCCGGCCACGCGTGGGTCGGAATCGTCTACGGCATGCTCAGCGTCATCGGCGGTGCCGCCGCAGCCTTCGCCGGGATCGCCGTGGGCGCGGAGATTCAGCGGTGGCGTGCGCTGCCGGGAAGACGGGGACGATGACACCGGCAGTCTTCGCGGCGCTCTGCGTGGCCGGCGGCGTCGGGGCGGCGTTGCGGTTCGTCGTCGACGGGCTGGTGCGAT from Humibacter ginsenosidimutans harbors:
- the eno gene encoding phosphopyruvate hydratase, encoding MPSQALTIRSVEAEQVLDSRGWPTISVALTLDDGSVHAAAAPAGASTGAFEAVELRDQGVEYSGRGVLNAVAGVEGEIAAMLTGTAWSSIRDLDDALRSLDYTSNLSRLGANAVVAVSMAASRAFAHIAGVPLYTWIAGQTGSQPLLPVPHFNVLNGGAHAANDLDFQEFMLAPVGVSSEQAAVRVGSEIYHTLQGAVREKFGTAGLGDEGGFAPALSSPVQALDLLLAAIVEAGYSTEDVKIAIDPAANGFYLGDGSYQVEGRRLDRRQLVDYYDGLLGDYPIWSIEDGFAEDDFEGWQLMYERVHDTTQLVGDDLYVTDPARIRDGAEKRYSNAALIKVNQIGTVSQTFDAIATARENDMACMVSHRSGETMDTFIADLVVGSGVGQIKSGSPARGERVAKYNRLLHIARREPSLRYGLR
- a CDS encoding fluoride efflux transporter FluC; the protein is MADAHRPERPRPVHLRWRYIGVVTLGGAAGTGVREALSLVIPAAGAFPTAIFLINLTGAFALGVVLETLLHLGRDEGHRRMLRLLVGTGFMGGYTTYSTLAVGVAQTFTAGHAWVGIVYGMLSVIGGAAAAFAGIAVGAEIQRWRALPGRRGR